From a region of the Coffea arabica cultivar ET-39 chromosome 3e, Coffea Arabica ET-39 HiFi, whole genome shotgun sequence genome:
- the LOC113736200 gene encoding protein NRT1/ PTR FAMILY 5.2 isoform X2 yields MESLFLHMYEVFERMAYCGISANLILYLTKKLHQGTVTASNNVTYWIGTIWLTPILGAYVADAYLGRYWTFVIACAIYLSGMCLLTLAVSVPGFRPPPCHAANVSDCPKATTLELAVFYTALYILAVGTGGTKPNISTIGADQFDDFDPKEKIQKLSFFNWWMFSIFFGILFGNTVLVYIQDNVGWALGYGIPTAGLALSIAIFLFGTPFYRHKKPAGSPFTKMARVIVATVKKWRVPVPTHPKELYELDAEEYTKKGKFKIESTTTLRYLNKAAVQTGSTSMWMLCSVTEVEETKQMLKMLPILMTTFLPNVIVAQSNTLFIKQGTTLDRGMGKHFKLPPASLGAFVTVTMLLTVVLYDRVFVKNISKWTKNPRGITLLQRLGLGFVLHIIIMIVASLTERHRLNVAKEHGLDQTGGQLPLTIFILLPQFILTGVADAMTEVARLEFFYDQAPESMKSLGTSFSMTSVAGGNFLSSFILSAVSRITREGGHKGWIQNNLNTSRLDLYFAFLAVVGFLNFLFFLVVTKFFHYKAEISDSMEVLKEELEGSRKDAYQVELADNKR; encoded by the exons ATGGAAAGCTTGTTCCTTCATA TGTATGAAGTGTTCGAGAGGATGGCATATTGTGGAATCTCAGCAAATCTCATTCTGTATCTGACCAAAAAACTGCATCAAGGGACTGTGACAGCATCCAATAATGTGACTTATTGGATTGGTACCATATGGCTGACTCCAATCTTGGGTGCATATGTTGCTGATGCTTATCTTGGCAGATATTGGACGTTTGTGATTGCTTGTGCAATCTATCTCTCG GGAATGTGCTTGCTAACACTAGCAGTTTCAGTCCCGGGCTTTAGACCACCTCCCTGCCATGCTGCAAATGTATCTGACTGTCCAAAGGCTACAACACTTGAATTGGCAGTGTTTTATACTGCACTTTACATCTTAGCTGTTGGAACTGGTGGGACAAAGCCAAATATCTCCACCATAGGTGCGGATCAATTCGATGATTTCGATCCAAAGGAGAAGATCCAAAAGctttccttcttcaattggtggATGTTTAGCATATTCTTTGGGATACTTTTTGGCAACACAGTTCTCGTCTATATTCAAGACAATGTGGGATGGGCTCTTGGATATGGTATCCCTACAGCTGGGCTTGCATTGTCTATTGCCATTTTTCTGTTTGGTACTCCCTTCTATAGGCACAAGAAGCCTGCTGGTAGTCCCTTCACAAAGATGGCTAGAGTCATAGTGGCTACTGTTAAGAAATGGAGGGTACCTGTCCCTACTCATCCCAAAGAACTGTATGAACTTGATGCTGAAGAATACACCAAGAAgggcaaattcaaaattgaatccACAACCACATTAAG GTACCTGAACAAAGCAGCAGTGCAAACAGGTTCAACAAGTATGTGGATGTTATGCTCAGTCACAGAAGTTGAGGAGACCAAACAGATGCTGAAAATGTTACCTATATTGATGACCACATTCCTTCCAAACGTAATAGTTGCACAAAGCAATACTCTTTTCATTAAGCAAGGCACTACTCTGGACAGGGGCATGGGTAAGCATTTCAAATTGCCACCAGCCAGCTTAGGTGCTTTTGTGACAGTAACCATGCTGCTTACCGTGGTGCTGTATGATCGTGTCTTTGTCAAGAATATTAGCAAGTGGACCAAGAATCCAAGAGGCATCACTCTCCTTCAAAGACTGGGACTTGGATTTGTGCTCCACATTATCATTATGATCGTAGCCTCCCTGACAGAAAGGCACAGGCTTAATGTGGCCAAGGAACATGGTCTAGATCAAACCGGAGGCCAACTCCCATTGACCATATTTATATTGCTCCCACAATTTATCCTTACGGGAGTGGCTGATGCAATGACAGAGGTTGCAAGACTTGAGTTTTTCTACGATCAGGCACCTGAGAGCATGAAGAGTTTGGGGACTTCCTTTTCCATGACTAGTGTGGCAGGTGGCAACTTCCTTAGCAGTTTCATTCTTTCAGCAGTTTCTCGCATCACAAGGGAGGGTGGTCACAAAGGATGGATCCAAAACAACCTTAATACTTCTCGCCtcgatttgtattttgcatttCTTGCAGTAGTAGGCTTTCtgaatttcctttttttcctggTTGTGACCAAGTTCTTTCACTACAAGGCTGAGATTTCGGACTCAATGGAAGTGTTAAAAGAAGAACTAGAGGGGTCAAGGAAAGATGCTTACCAAGTAGAGCTGGCGGATAACAAACGCTAA
- the LOC113737051 gene encoding protein unc-13 homolog isoform X2: protein MGQLTRSSIQPSPRADPDPAEAISDLVWPFGKLEGLDRDDFREAAYEIFFTACRSSPGFGGRSAITYYNPSDEKDGSGSGSSFGQPGSPVKPPGVGMAVTSRVKRTLGLKMMRKSPSRRASSVGAAPSSPNGGAGTSPRSAFSSLPSRPRRPMTSAEIMRQQMRVTEQSDNRLRKTLMRTLVGQMGRRAETIILPLELLRHLKPSEFNDPQEYHFWQKRQLKIFEVGLLLHPSIPLEKSNEFAIRLREIIQASEHKAIDTGKNSETMKSLVNCVVSLSWRSADGSPTDICHWADGYPINVHIYIALLYSIFDIKEETLVLDEVDELLELMKKTWSTLGINRSIHNLCFTWVLFEHYIVTGQVEGDLLGASLTMLAEVANDAKKVDREPLYVKMLASALTSMKRWAERRLLDYHQNFHKGTIGLMESIVPLVFSAAKILEEDVPGYLAVELETEEMTKISSGNRVDYYVRSSLRNAFAKILKDRNIDGAVVEMEEASEVLIKLANETERLAAMEKEIFSPVLKKWHPVAAGVAAVTLHTCYGTLLKQYLVATSALTEETTTLLHRAGKLEKVLVQMVVEDSVECEDGGKAIVREMVPYEVDSIILNRMKQWIQEILKKGKELLLRAKETETWNPKSKTEPYAHSAVELMKHIKDSLDSFLHTPVNLSEDLVHTLTDGLEHLFRDYITFVASCGSKQSYLPILPPLTRCSQETKFSKLWKRAACSVGIEDPGQNMLNEGNHPRPSTSRGTQRLYIRLNTLHFLNSQLNSLDKTLSLSSKIVPSPHSRINNRNRQLGDSSSYFDHARSAIHVATQHVCEVAAYRLIFMDSNSVFYGSLYVGDVANARIRPALRTLKQNLTLLCAIVTERAQPLALKEVMRASFEAFLMVLLAGGSSRIFFRSDHQMIEEDFENLKRMFCTCGEGLIVEDAVNIEAETVDGVVALMGQSTEQLMEDFSIVACEASGIGVVGAGQKLPMPPTTGRWNRSDPNTILRVLCHRNDRAANDFLKRSFQLAKRRG from the exons ATGGGCCAACTTACCCGTTCATCCATTCAGCCTTCTCCCCGAGCCGATCCGGATCCCGCAGAGGCCATCTCGGACCTTGTATGGCCTTTCGGAAAGCTCGAAGGCCTCGACCGGGATGATTTTCGTGAAGCTGCTTATGAGATATTCTTCACGGCTTGCCGGTCATCGCCGGGGTTTGGAGGTAGGAGTGCAATAACATATTATAATCCGTCGGACGAGAAAGATGGAAGCGGGTCTGGGTCAAGTTTTGGACAACCTGGATCTCCAGTGAAGCCACCGGGGGTGGGGATGGCAGTAACGAGTAGGGTGAAAAGGACTTTAGGATTGAAAATGATGAGAAAGTCACCATCAAGGAGGGCTAGCTCTGTTGGGGCAGCACCGTCTTCGCCGAATGGTGGGGCTGGGACGAGTCCTCGGAGCGCGTTCTCGTCGTTGCCGTCTAGGCCTCGCCGGCCGATGACATCAGCTGAGATCATGCGGCAGCAAATGAGGGTGACGGAGCAGAGTGATAACAGGCTACGTAAAACTCTCATGAGGACCCTTGTTGGCCAA ATGGGCAGGCGTGCAGAGACGATTATTCTTCCGTTGGAGCTTTTACGCCACCTAAAACCATCCGAATTTAATGACCCTCAGGAGTATCATTTTTGGCAAAAACGTCAGCTCAAAATTTTCGAGGTTGGACTTCTTCTTCACCCTTCGATTCCATTAGAGAAGTCGAATGAATTTGCTATTCGCCTTCGCGAAATCATCCAAGCTTCAGAACACAAAGCAATAGACACCGGAAAGAATTCAGAAACCATGAAATCACTAGTCAATTGTGTTGTGTCTTTGTCTTGGAGAAGTGCTGATGGTTCCCCTACTGATATTTGCCATTGGGCTGATGGATATCCCATTAACGTACACATTTATATTGCTCTTCTGTACTCAATTTTTGATATCAAGGAGGAAACGTTAGTTCTTGATGAAGTTGACGAGCTTCTTGAGTTGATGAAGAAGACATGGTCTACATTGGGAATTAATAGATCGATCCATAACTTGTGTTTTACTTGGGTGTTGTTTGAGCATTATATTGTGACCGGACAAGTTGAGGGAGATCTTCTTGGTGCATCACTGACTATGTTAGCTGAAGTCGCAAATGATGCTAAGAAAGTTGATAGAGAACCTTTGTATGTGAAGATGTTGGCATCAGCCTTGACTTCAATGAAGAGATGGGCAGAGAGGAGATTGCTTGATtaccatcaaaattttcataagGGCACAATTGGACTAATGGAGAGTATTGTTCCATTAGTCTTTTCGGCTGCAAAGATCTTGGAAGAAGATGTTCCAGGATATCTTGCAGTAGAATTGGAGACCGAAGAAATGACAAAGATTTCATCTGGCAATCGGGTGGATTATTATGTGAGGTCATCATTGAGGAATGCATTTGCAAAG ATTCTGAAAGATAGGAACATAGATGGAGCTGTTGTTGAAATGGAAGAAGCAAGTGAAGTGCTCATTAAATTGGCTAATGAAACTGAACGTTTGGCTGCAATGGAGAAGGAGATTTTTAGTCCTGTACTCAAGAAATGGCACCCTGTCGCAGCTGGGGTTGCAGCGGTAACCCTACATACTTGCTACGGGACTTTGTTGAAGCAGTATTTGGTAGCAACTTCTGCACTCACAGAGGAGACAACTACGTTGCTGCACAGAGCTGGGAAGTTGGAAAAGGTTTTGGTTCAGATGGTGGTTGAAGACTCTGTTGAATGTGAAGATGGAGGCAAAGCAATTGTCAGGGAGATGGTGCCCTATGAAGTTGATTCCATCATACTGAACCGTATGAAACAATGGATTCAAGAAATCCTAAAGAAGGGGAAAGAATTACTCCTTAGAGCGAAAGAAACTGAA ACATGGAATCCCAAGTCCAAGACCGAGCCATATGCACATTCTGCTGTAGAGCTAATGAAGCATATCAAGGATTCTTTGGACAGCTTCCTCCATACCCCAGTGAACTTATCTGAGGATCTGGTCCACACTCTCACTGATGGATTGGAGCATCTCTTCAGAGATTACATTACCTTTGTTGCATCATGTG GATCAAAGCAAAGTTATCTCCCTATACTTCCCCCTTTAACACGATGTAGCCAAGAAACAAAGTTTTCTAAACTCTGGAAAAGAGCTGCCTGCAGTGTTGGCATAGAAGACCCAGGCCAAAATATGCTAAATGAAGGCAACCATCCGCGGCCTTCAACAAGTCGCGGAACACAACGCTTGTACATCCGTCTTAACACCTTACATTTCCTCAATTCACAGCTCAACTCTCTTGATAAAACATTGTCCCTGTCGTCAAAAATTGTTCCTTCACCACATAGCCGCATTAACAACAGGAATAGACAACTTGGGGATTCCTCCTCCTACTTTGATCACGCTCGCTCGGCAATTCATGTTGCTACTCAGCATGTATGTGAAGTTGCTGCTTACCGTCTAATCTTCATGGATTCGAACTCTGTATTCTACGGAAGTCTATATGTAGGTGATGTAGCAAATGCACGTATTAGGCCAGCTCTGAGAACACTTAAGCAGAACCTTACTCTATTATGTGCAATTGTGACTGAAAGAGCTCAACCACTAGCTCTAAAAGAGGTAATGAGAGCTTCCTTTGAGGCCTTCCTTATGGTTTTGCTTGCTGGGGGAAGCTCCAGAATCTTTTTTCGGTCAGACCATCAGATGATTGAGGAAGATTTTGAGAACCTGAAGCGGATGTTTTGTACATGTGGAGAAGGTCTAATCGTAGAGGATGCAGTAAACATAGAAGCTGAGACAGTGGATGGTGTAGTGGCATTAATGGGCCAATCTACAGAACAATTGATGGAAGATTTCAGTATTGTGGCCTGTGAAGCCAGTGGCATAGGTGTAGTTGGTGCTGGGCAGAAGCTTCCTATGCCACCAACAACTGGAAGATGGAATAGATCAGATCCCAATACAATTTTGAGGGTACTGTGCCACAGAAATGATCGAGCTGCTAATGACTTCCTAAAAAGGTCATTCCAATTAGCAAAGAGAAGAGGATGA
- the LOC113737051 gene encoding protein unc-13 homolog isoform X1: MGQLTRSSIQPSPRADPDPAEAISDLVWPFGKLEGLDRDDFREAAYEIFFTACRSSPGFGGRSAITYYNPSDEKDGSGSGSSFGQPGSPVKPPGVGMAVTSRVKRTLGLKMMRKSPSRRASSVGAAPSSPNGGAGTSPRSAFSSLPSRPRRPMTSAEIMRQQMRVTEQSDNRLRKTLMRTLVGQLIQFFEQMGRRAETIILPLELLRHLKPSEFNDPQEYHFWQKRQLKIFEVGLLLHPSIPLEKSNEFAIRLREIIQASEHKAIDTGKNSETMKSLVNCVVSLSWRSADGSPTDICHWADGYPINVHIYIALLYSIFDIKEETLVLDEVDELLELMKKTWSTLGINRSIHNLCFTWVLFEHYIVTGQVEGDLLGASLTMLAEVANDAKKVDREPLYVKMLASALTSMKRWAERRLLDYHQNFHKGTIGLMESIVPLVFSAAKILEEDVPGYLAVELETEEMTKISSGNRVDYYVRSSLRNAFAKILKDRNIDGAVVEMEEASEVLIKLANETERLAAMEKEIFSPVLKKWHPVAAGVAAVTLHTCYGTLLKQYLVATSALTEETTTLLHRAGKLEKVLVQMVVEDSVECEDGGKAIVREMVPYEVDSIILNRMKQWIQEILKKGKELLLRAKETETWNPKSKTEPYAHSAVELMKHIKDSLDSFLHTPVNLSEDLVHTLTDGLEHLFRDYITFVASCGSKQSYLPILPPLTRCSQETKFSKLWKRAACSVGIEDPGQNMLNEGNHPRPSTSRGTQRLYIRLNTLHFLNSQLNSLDKTLSLSSKIVPSPHSRINNRNRQLGDSSSYFDHARSAIHVATQHVCEVAAYRLIFMDSNSVFYGSLYVGDVANARIRPALRTLKQNLTLLCAIVTERAQPLALKEVMRASFEAFLMVLLAGGSSRIFFRSDHQMIEEDFENLKRMFCTCGEGLIVEDAVNIEAETVDGVVALMGQSTEQLMEDFSIVACEASGIGVVGAGQKLPMPPTTGRWNRSDPNTILRVLCHRNDRAANDFLKRSFQLAKRRG, from the exons ATGGGCCAACTTACCCGTTCATCCATTCAGCCTTCTCCCCGAGCCGATCCGGATCCCGCAGAGGCCATCTCGGACCTTGTATGGCCTTTCGGAAAGCTCGAAGGCCTCGACCGGGATGATTTTCGTGAAGCTGCTTATGAGATATTCTTCACGGCTTGCCGGTCATCGCCGGGGTTTGGAGGTAGGAGTGCAATAACATATTATAATCCGTCGGACGAGAAAGATGGAAGCGGGTCTGGGTCAAGTTTTGGACAACCTGGATCTCCAGTGAAGCCACCGGGGGTGGGGATGGCAGTAACGAGTAGGGTGAAAAGGACTTTAGGATTGAAAATGATGAGAAAGTCACCATCAAGGAGGGCTAGCTCTGTTGGGGCAGCACCGTCTTCGCCGAATGGTGGGGCTGGGACGAGTCCTCGGAGCGCGTTCTCGTCGTTGCCGTCTAGGCCTCGCCGGCCGATGACATCAGCTGAGATCATGCGGCAGCAAATGAGGGTGACGGAGCAGAGTGATAACAGGCTACGTAAAACTCTCATGAGGACCCTTGTTGGCCAA TTGATACAATTCTTCGAGCAGATGGGCAGGCGTGCAGAGACGATTATTCTTCCGTTGGAGCTTTTACGCCACCTAAAACCATCCGAATTTAATGACCCTCAGGAGTATCATTTTTGGCAAAAACGTCAGCTCAAAATTTTCGAGGTTGGACTTCTTCTTCACCCTTCGATTCCATTAGAGAAGTCGAATGAATTTGCTATTCGCCTTCGCGAAATCATCCAAGCTTCAGAACACAAAGCAATAGACACCGGAAAGAATTCAGAAACCATGAAATCACTAGTCAATTGTGTTGTGTCTTTGTCTTGGAGAAGTGCTGATGGTTCCCCTACTGATATTTGCCATTGGGCTGATGGATATCCCATTAACGTACACATTTATATTGCTCTTCTGTACTCAATTTTTGATATCAAGGAGGAAACGTTAGTTCTTGATGAAGTTGACGAGCTTCTTGAGTTGATGAAGAAGACATGGTCTACATTGGGAATTAATAGATCGATCCATAACTTGTGTTTTACTTGGGTGTTGTTTGAGCATTATATTGTGACCGGACAAGTTGAGGGAGATCTTCTTGGTGCATCACTGACTATGTTAGCTGAAGTCGCAAATGATGCTAAGAAAGTTGATAGAGAACCTTTGTATGTGAAGATGTTGGCATCAGCCTTGACTTCAATGAAGAGATGGGCAGAGAGGAGATTGCTTGATtaccatcaaaattttcataagGGCACAATTGGACTAATGGAGAGTATTGTTCCATTAGTCTTTTCGGCTGCAAAGATCTTGGAAGAAGATGTTCCAGGATATCTTGCAGTAGAATTGGAGACCGAAGAAATGACAAAGATTTCATCTGGCAATCGGGTGGATTATTATGTGAGGTCATCATTGAGGAATGCATTTGCAAAG ATTCTGAAAGATAGGAACATAGATGGAGCTGTTGTTGAAATGGAAGAAGCAAGTGAAGTGCTCATTAAATTGGCTAATGAAACTGAACGTTTGGCTGCAATGGAGAAGGAGATTTTTAGTCCTGTACTCAAGAAATGGCACCCTGTCGCAGCTGGGGTTGCAGCGGTAACCCTACATACTTGCTACGGGACTTTGTTGAAGCAGTATTTGGTAGCAACTTCTGCACTCACAGAGGAGACAACTACGTTGCTGCACAGAGCTGGGAAGTTGGAAAAGGTTTTGGTTCAGATGGTGGTTGAAGACTCTGTTGAATGTGAAGATGGAGGCAAAGCAATTGTCAGGGAGATGGTGCCCTATGAAGTTGATTCCATCATACTGAACCGTATGAAACAATGGATTCAAGAAATCCTAAAGAAGGGGAAAGAATTACTCCTTAGAGCGAAAGAAACTGAA ACATGGAATCCCAAGTCCAAGACCGAGCCATATGCACATTCTGCTGTAGAGCTAATGAAGCATATCAAGGATTCTTTGGACAGCTTCCTCCATACCCCAGTGAACTTATCTGAGGATCTGGTCCACACTCTCACTGATGGATTGGAGCATCTCTTCAGAGATTACATTACCTTTGTTGCATCATGTG GATCAAAGCAAAGTTATCTCCCTATACTTCCCCCTTTAACACGATGTAGCCAAGAAACAAAGTTTTCTAAACTCTGGAAAAGAGCTGCCTGCAGTGTTGGCATAGAAGACCCAGGCCAAAATATGCTAAATGAAGGCAACCATCCGCGGCCTTCAACAAGTCGCGGAACACAACGCTTGTACATCCGTCTTAACACCTTACATTTCCTCAATTCACAGCTCAACTCTCTTGATAAAACATTGTCCCTGTCGTCAAAAATTGTTCCTTCACCACATAGCCGCATTAACAACAGGAATAGACAACTTGGGGATTCCTCCTCCTACTTTGATCACGCTCGCTCGGCAATTCATGTTGCTACTCAGCATGTATGTGAAGTTGCTGCTTACCGTCTAATCTTCATGGATTCGAACTCTGTATTCTACGGAAGTCTATATGTAGGTGATGTAGCAAATGCACGTATTAGGCCAGCTCTGAGAACACTTAAGCAGAACCTTACTCTATTATGTGCAATTGTGACTGAAAGAGCTCAACCACTAGCTCTAAAAGAGGTAATGAGAGCTTCCTTTGAGGCCTTCCTTATGGTTTTGCTTGCTGGGGGAAGCTCCAGAATCTTTTTTCGGTCAGACCATCAGATGATTGAGGAAGATTTTGAGAACCTGAAGCGGATGTTTTGTACATGTGGAGAAGGTCTAATCGTAGAGGATGCAGTAAACATAGAAGCTGAGACAGTGGATGGTGTAGTGGCATTAATGGGCCAATCTACAGAACAATTGATGGAAGATTTCAGTATTGTGGCCTGTGAAGCCAGTGGCATAGGTGTAGTTGGTGCTGGGCAGAAGCTTCCTATGCCACCAACAACTGGAAGATGGAATAGATCAGATCCCAATACAATTTTGAGGGTACTGTGCCACAGAAATGATCGAGCTGCTAATGACTTCCTAAAAAGGTCATTCCAATTAGCAAAGAGAAGAGGATGA
- the LOC113736200 gene encoding protein NRT1/ PTR FAMILY 5.2 isoform X1, giving the protein MAMEDGISDYTQDGTVDLKGNPVLRSKRGRWKACSFIVVYEVFERMAYCGISANLILYLTKKLHQGTVTASNNVTYWIGTIWLTPILGAYVADAYLGRYWTFVIACAIYLSGMCLLTLAVSVPGFRPPPCHAANVSDCPKATTLELAVFYTALYILAVGTGGTKPNISTIGADQFDDFDPKEKIQKLSFFNWWMFSIFFGILFGNTVLVYIQDNVGWALGYGIPTAGLALSIAIFLFGTPFYRHKKPAGSPFTKMARVIVATVKKWRVPVPTHPKELYELDAEEYTKKGKFKIESTTTLRYLNKAAVQTGSTSMWMLCSVTEVEETKQMLKMLPILMTTFLPNVIVAQSNTLFIKQGTTLDRGMGKHFKLPPASLGAFVTVTMLLTVVLYDRVFVKNISKWTKNPRGITLLQRLGLGFVLHIIIMIVASLTERHRLNVAKEHGLDQTGGQLPLTIFILLPQFILTGVADAMTEVARLEFFYDQAPESMKSLGTSFSMTSVAGGNFLSSFILSAVSRITREGGHKGWIQNNLNTSRLDLYFAFLAVVGFLNFLFFLVVTKFFHYKAEISDSMEVLKEELEGSRKDAYQVELADNKR; this is encoded by the exons ATGGCTATGGAGGATGGGATTAGTGATTATACTCAAGATGGAACAGTGGATCTCAAAGGAAACCCTGTTCTGAGATCAAAAAGAGGAAGATGGAAAGCTTGTTCCTTCATAGTCG TGTATGAAGTGTTCGAGAGGATGGCATATTGTGGAATCTCAGCAAATCTCATTCTGTATCTGACCAAAAAACTGCATCAAGGGACTGTGACAGCATCCAATAATGTGACTTATTGGATTGGTACCATATGGCTGACTCCAATCTTGGGTGCATATGTTGCTGATGCTTATCTTGGCAGATATTGGACGTTTGTGATTGCTTGTGCAATCTATCTCTCG GGAATGTGCTTGCTAACACTAGCAGTTTCAGTCCCGGGCTTTAGACCACCTCCCTGCCATGCTGCAAATGTATCTGACTGTCCAAAGGCTACAACACTTGAATTGGCAGTGTTTTATACTGCACTTTACATCTTAGCTGTTGGAACTGGTGGGACAAAGCCAAATATCTCCACCATAGGTGCGGATCAATTCGATGATTTCGATCCAAAGGAGAAGATCCAAAAGctttccttcttcaattggtggATGTTTAGCATATTCTTTGGGATACTTTTTGGCAACACAGTTCTCGTCTATATTCAAGACAATGTGGGATGGGCTCTTGGATATGGTATCCCTACAGCTGGGCTTGCATTGTCTATTGCCATTTTTCTGTTTGGTACTCCCTTCTATAGGCACAAGAAGCCTGCTGGTAGTCCCTTCACAAAGATGGCTAGAGTCATAGTGGCTACTGTTAAGAAATGGAGGGTACCTGTCCCTACTCATCCCAAAGAACTGTATGAACTTGATGCTGAAGAATACACCAAGAAgggcaaattcaaaattgaatccACAACCACATTAAG GTACCTGAACAAAGCAGCAGTGCAAACAGGTTCAACAAGTATGTGGATGTTATGCTCAGTCACAGAAGTTGAGGAGACCAAACAGATGCTGAAAATGTTACCTATATTGATGACCACATTCCTTCCAAACGTAATAGTTGCACAAAGCAATACTCTTTTCATTAAGCAAGGCACTACTCTGGACAGGGGCATGGGTAAGCATTTCAAATTGCCACCAGCCAGCTTAGGTGCTTTTGTGACAGTAACCATGCTGCTTACCGTGGTGCTGTATGATCGTGTCTTTGTCAAGAATATTAGCAAGTGGACCAAGAATCCAAGAGGCATCACTCTCCTTCAAAGACTGGGACTTGGATTTGTGCTCCACATTATCATTATGATCGTAGCCTCCCTGACAGAAAGGCACAGGCTTAATGTGGCCAAGGAACATGGTCTAGATCAAACCGGAGGCCAACTCCCATTGACCATATTTATATTGCTCCCACAATTTATCCTTACGGGAGTGGCTGATGCAATGACAGAGGTTGCAAGACTTGAGTTTTTCTACGATCAGGCACCTGAGAGCATGAAGAGTTTGGGGACTTCCTTTTCCATGACTAGTGTGGCAGGTGGCAACTTCCTTAGCAGTTTCATTCTTTCAGCAGTTTCTCGCATCACAAGGGAGGGTGGTCACAAAGGATGGATCCAAAACAACCTTAATACTTCTCGCCtcgatttgtattttgcatttCTTGCAGTAGTAGGCTTTCtgaatttcctttttttcctggTTGTGACCAAGTTCTTTCACTACAAGGCTGAGATTTCGGACTCAATGGAAGTGTTAAAAGAAGAACTAGAGGGGTCAAGGAAAGATGCTTACCAAGTAGAGCTGGCGGATAACAAACGCTAA